The stretch of DNA TAGCACAGGATTTACGTTTACTAAGTGCCTTCATGCAACTTGTCCGCGATTTGGAGCGCATCGGTGATTATGCCAAGGATTTAGCCGAAATCGCCATCAAACTTTTTCGTTATCCCCCACACTACTGCATTCCTCAAATCGAAGCAATGTCGCTTCACGCGCAAGCAATGCTTGCCACTAGTTTAGTTGCACTTGCAGATCTCGATGCCGATGCTGGAAAAGCAGTCAAACAGCTTGATGACTTCGTAGATAACTCTTATGACACACTCTACCAAACCTTAGCAACCGAACGCGATATTCAAGGTGTTGTCGAACCAATTTTGTTGTTAGTACTAGTCATTCGACATTTAGAACGCATGGCAGATCATGCAACTAATATTGGTCAAAGAGTAGCCTACATTGTCACTGGTCATAGATCTTAGCACAACTTTGTTGCAGGATTTTTGTGCGTTATCCAAGGCTATTTACCTATTGCTCTAATCTTTAACAAAAGCCTTACCTGTTCTTAAACTTGTAGCTTTAAGATTATTATCATTAAAGCTATAGTAAAAGCCATAGGCTAATTCAACG from Chroococcidiopsis sp. TS-821 encodes:
- the phoU gene encoding phosphate signaling complex protein PhoU — protein: MNVNSSSERRHFERRLKSLERDVLRMGALVENSFRLSHQALFARNLEIAKELPRLDKQIDRFYKQIELECAALLTSESPVAQDLRLLSAFMQLVRDLERIGDYAKDLAEIAIKLFRYPPHYCIPQIEAMSLHAQAMLATSLVALADLDADAGKAVKQLDDFVDNSYDTLYQTLATERDIQGVVEPILLLVLVIRHLERMADHATNIGQRVAYIVTGHRS